In Maridesulfovibrio sp., a single genomic region encodes these proteins:
- a CDS encoding flagellar basal body P-ring protein FlgI codes for MIFTNRMNRFTAGIAAAAVLLFVVLMQAQPAGAVRLKDISSFSGVRDNDLVGYGLVVGLSGTGDGTNSAFTITSMINMLEKMGVQVDRSSIKPKNVAAVMVTAKMPVSSRPGAPLDVTVSSIGDSKSLFGGVLLLTPLKGIDGKVYALAQGALTVGGFSTSGEAASASKNVVTVARIPSGATIERSVPFDFNRQRKITINLSLADFGTTMQVVKRINGVVGGSYASAVDASTVDLSIPDQFRGNMVPLMAALEDLEISPDVKAKVVVDEKTGTVVLGRNVRLTKVAIAHGNLQVVVAESTDVSQPGPFAPEGAETVASPQTDLQVQEDNNRLMLVEGATLQELVDGLNAIGATPRDLISILRTMKVAGALHAELEVI; via the coding sequence ATGATTTTCACGAACAGGATGAACAGATTCACGGCAGGGATTGCGGCAGCGGCAGTGCTCCTGTTCGTTGTTCTGATGCAGGCACAGCCCGCCGGGGCAGTGCGGCTCAAGGATATTTCCTCTTTCAGCGGCGTGCGCGACAACGACCTTGTCGGGTACGGCCTGGTTGTCGGTCTCTCGGGAACCGGTGACGGAACCAACTCCGCATTCACCATCACTTCCATGATCAACATGCTGGAAAAAATGGGCGTGCAGGTTGACCGCTCCTCCATCAAGCCCAAAAACGTGGCGGCTGTAATGGTTACCGCCAAGATGCCCGTTTCTTCGCGTCCCGGTGCTCCGCTTGATGTAACGGTTTCCTCCATAGGTGACAGTAAGAGTCTTTTCGGCGGCGTGCTGCTGCTTACTCCGCTCAAGGGGATTGACGGCAAGGTCTACGCTCTGGCTCAGGGCGCACTTACCGTCGGAGGTTTCTCCACTTCCGGTGAAGCAGCTTCCGCATCAAAGAACGTTGTCACTGTGGCCCGCATACCTTCCGGGGCGACAATAGAACGCTCCGTACCTTTTGATTTCAACCGTCAGCGCAAAATAACCATCAATTTGAGCCTTGCCGACTTCGGAACCACCATGCAGGTGGTCAAGAGGATCAACGGGGTTGTGGGCGGTTCGTACGCCAGCGCTGTTGACGCTTCCACTGTAGACCTGAGCATCCCGGATCAGTTCCGGGGCAATATGGTTCCCCTCATGGCCGCGCTTGAGGATCTTGAAATTTCACCCGACGTCAAGGCCAAGGTGGTTGTTGACGAAAAAACCGGAACGGTTGTGCTCGGACGCAATGTCCGCCTGACCAAGGTGGCAATCGCCCACGGCAACCTGCAGGTTGTGGTTGCTGAAAGCACGGATGTCAGCCAGCCCGGACCGTTCGCACCTGAAGGAGCGGAGACTGTGGCTTCTCCGCAGACGGATCTGCAGGTTCAGGAAGACAACAACCGTCTGATGCTTGTTGAAGGCGCGACCCTGCAGGAACTGGTTGACGGACTCAACGCCATAGGCGCCACCCCACGTGACCTTATTTCCATACTGCGGACCATGAAGGTCGCCGGGGCGCTGCATGCCGAACTGGAGGTAATCTAA
- a CDS encoding flagellar export chaperone FlgN gives MIRLVKENISRQSKAVMLLSVLLQEEFSLLMNKDPQNVTRIELTIQDLMRQISSERLSLRNFIQKIDSSACRLGEILPAIADDQRAEIEQLLARMDELEQKCAVQATKNHQLARALLEQSSSMLDFLHREITPKQQNVYSARGRYTNPSPQASLINGRL, from the coding sequence ATGATCAGACTCGTAAAGGAAAATATCAGCAGACAGTCAAAGGCAGTCATGCTGCTTTCCGTACTCCTCCAGGAAGAATTTTCCCTGCTTATGAACAAGGATCCCCAGAACGTAACCAGGATTGAGCTTACAATTCAGGATCTTATGAGACAGATTTCTTCTGAACGGCTTTCCTTGAGAAATTTCATTCAAAAAATTGACTCCTCGGCCTGCAGACTTGGAGAGATTCTCCCGGCCATTGCAGACGATCAGAGGGCCGAGATAGAGCAGCTTCTCGCCCGTATGGATGAGCTGGAACAGAAGTGCGCTGTCCAGGCGACCAAAAACCATCAGTTGGCCAGAGCCCTGCTTGAACAGTCTTCATCGATGCTGGATTTTCTGCATCGGGAGATTACCCCCAAGCAGCAGAATGTCTACTCCGCAAGGGGACGGTACACCAATCCTTCTCCGCAGGCTTCACTCATTAACGGGAGGCTCTGA
- a CDS encoding flagellar basal body L-ring protein FlgH, which yields MKKIMLAFLIVLALCAGCSPAKQAPTPMPVMTPPAQYDPEPSNNPGSLFEATDSEYLFDDNRARRIGDIVVVTVAETSSGKHTSNSKAEKENTTSLSVTNFYGGLAGAVDPFDLKGNAGDDPLIGSSMSNKFKSTGEAKNESTLTASVACRVVRILPGNVLQVEGARQVRINDETQVLVVRGLLRQRDIGPSNTVQSSYLADAHIEVYGRGILADKQRPGWLSRILDNVWPF from the coding sequence ATGAAAAAAATAATGCTGGCATTTCTGATTGTTTTGGCTCTGTGTGCCGGGTGTTCTCCCGCTAAGCAGGCCCCCACCCCCATGCCGGTGATGACCCCTCCCGCGCAGTATGATCCCGAGCCGTCAAATAATCCCGGTTCGCTGTTTGAAGCAACGGATTCCGAATATCTTTTCGACGACAACCGGGCCCGCCGGATCGGAGACATCGTGGTCGTTACCGTTGCCGAAACGAGTTCCGGCAAGCACACCTCCAACTCCAAGGCGGAGAAGGAGAACACCACCAGTCTTAGCGTTACCAACTTTTACGGCGGCCTGGCAGGTGCGGTTGATCCCTTTGATCTCAAAGGCAACGCTGGCGACGATCCTCTGATCGGTTCGTCCATGTCCAACAAGTTCAAGAGCACGGGTGAAGCCAAGAACGAGTCGACCCTGACCGCTTCAGTTGCGTGCAGGGTAGTCAGAATTCTGCCGGGTAACGTTCTGCAGGTAGAGGGTGCGCGTCAGGTCCGGATCAATGACGAGACTCAGGTTCTGGTTGTGCGCGGCCTTCTGCGCCAGCGCGATATCGGTCCGAGCAACACTGTTCAGTCCAGCTATCTGGCAGACGCACATATAGAAGTCTACGGGCGCGGCATACTCGCAGACAAGCAGAGGCCCGGATGGCTTTCCAGAATTCTCGACAACGTCTGGCCTTTCTAG
- a CDS encoding rod-binding protein produces MLDNAMDTATARANSETTELQGFKRKLTSMTDKLSGGQTKDKKLRDACEKFEAVFMGKIWQQMRKNVPKSGYLNSQYEQQYTAIFDKDFSEKLAEGGGIGLGDMLYKQLRSKLDNASKSTLPGTGNSTALKTLDEVDRTGSRPGEHLEKHENVSANGLPGIPLPKPGISLEDEDFSFNMRVERKTGNKSGQSSQASSASGSGMIGRTEAMARIEELARQIEMDHSEKVYVQGVTAEEIGNKLAGI; encoded by the coding sequence ATGCTGGACAACGCAATGGACACCGCAACGGCAAGGGCCAATTCGGAAACCACGGAACTCCAGGGGTTCAAGCGCAAGCTGACCTCCATGACCGACAAGCTTTCCGGCGGGCAGACTAAGGACAAGAAACTGCGTGACGCATGCGAGAAGTTCGAAGCGGTCTTCATGGGCAAGATATGGCAGCAGATGCGCAAGAACGTACCCAAATCAGGGTATCTGAACAGTCAGTACGAGCAGCAGTACACAGCCATTTTCGATAAGGATTTTTCCGAAAAGCTCGCAGAGGGCGGCGGAATAGGGCTCGGAGACATGCTGTACAAGCAGCTGCGTTCCAAGCTGGACAATGCCAGCAAGTCCACCCTGCCGGGAACCGGTAACTCTACAGCCCTCAAGACTCTTGATGAGGTTGACCGCACCGGTTCACGCCCCGGCGAGCATCTGGAAAAGCATGAAAACGTATCTGCAAACGGACTTCCCGGCATTCCTCTGCCGAAGCCCGGCATCTCTCTGGAAGATGAGGATTTCTCTTTCAATATGCGGGTGGAACGTAAAACCGGGAACAAGAGCGGACAGTCCTCACAGGCATCATCCGCAAGCGGTTCCGGGATGATAGGCCGGACCGAGGCCATGGCCAGAATAGAGGAACTCGCCCGTCAGATAGAAATGGATCATAGCGAGAAAGTTTATGTTCAGGGTGTAACTGCTGAAGAAATTGGCAACAAACTTGCAGGTATATAG